A single region of the Streptomyces sp. ITFR-16 genome encodes:
- a CDS encoding SDR family oxidoreductase, which produces MSGRNSLEGQVVVVTGAARGVGELLARKLSARGATLALVGLEPDELKKVSERLHGDSDHWHADVTDHEAMARVAQEVKERFGKVDVVVANAGVASGGPFVDSDPVAWRRVIEVNLIGGAVTGRAFLPVLMESRGYFLQIASLAAITPAPMMTAYCASKSGVEAFAHSLRAEVGYRGVKVGVGYLSWTDTDMVRGADEDDVMRELRQRLPWPSNRTYPLGPAVDRIVAGIERRSPHVYAQWWLRGMQSVRGYLPSLIGVVGQREMKRFGSRLEGVSKGLVGAGGAADQDERATRRASDTQRK; this is translated from the coding sequence ATGAGCGGCAGGAACAGTCTCGAAGGACAGGTTGTCGTCGTCACCGGCGCGGCACGCGGTGTGGGCGAGCTGCTGGCCCGCAAGCTCTCGGCGCGCGGTGCGACGCTCGCGCTGGTCGGCCTGGAGCCGGACGAGCTGAAGAAGGTCTCCGAGCGCCTGCACGGCGACAGCGACCACTGGCACGCGGACGTCACCGACCACGAGGCGATGGCGCGGGTCGCCCAGGAGGTCAAGGAGCGGTTCGGCAAGGTCGACGTCGTCGTCGCCAACGCGGGCGTCGCCTCCGGCGGCCCGTTCGTCGACTCCGACCCGGTCGCCTGGCGCCGGGTCATCGAGGTCAACCTCATCGGCGGCGCGGTCACCGGCCGGGCCTTCCTGCCCGTCCTGATGGAGAGCCGGGGCTACTTCCTCCAGATCGCCTCCCTCGCCGCGATCACCCCCGCCCCGATGATGACCGCGTACTGCGCGTCCAAGTCGGGCGTCGAGGCCTTCGCCCACAGCCTGCGGGCCGAGGTCGGCTACCGGGGCGTGAAGGTCGGCGTCGGCTATCTGTCCTGGACCGACACCGACATGGTGCGCGGCGCCGACGAGGACGACGTCATGCGCGAGCTGCGCCAGCGGCTGCCCTGGCCGTCCAACCGCACCTATCCGCTGGGCCCGGCCGTCGACCGGATCGTGGCCGGTATCGAGCGGCGCTCGCCGCATGTCTACGCCCAGTGGTGGCTGCGCGGCATGCAGTCCGTACGGGGCTACCTGCCCTCGCTCATCGGTGTCGTGGGCCAGCGCGAGATGAAGCGTTTCGGCTCCCGCCTGGAGGGCGTCAGCAAGGGGCTCGTCGGTGCCGGGGGCGCTGCTGACCAGGACGAACGGGCCACGCGCCGGGCCTCGGACACGCAGCGTAAGTGA
- a CDS encoding GNAT family N-acetyltransferase: MNIQPRPYDHPDAVKLNDLVQLEYAERYGDEGDITPLDATMFDPPHGLYLVAYDASDRPVATGGWRSQERNEEGYSDGDAELKRMFVIAEGRGQGLARRILALLEADARAAGRTRMVLETGDRQPEAIALYLSSGYTPCEKFGHYRTYESSRCFAKPLQS, from the coding sequence ATGAATATCCAGCCGCGCCCTTACGACCACCCCGACGCCGTCAAACTCAACGATCTCGTCCAGCTCGAATACGCCGAGCGGTACGGGGACGAGGGCGACATCACACCGCTGGACGCCACGATGTTCGACCCCCCGCACGGGCTGTATCTGGTCGCCTACGACGCGTCGGACCGCCCGGTCGCCACCGGCGGCTGGCGCTCGCAGGAGCGCAACGAGGAGGGCTACTCGGACGGCGACGCCGAGCTGAAGCGGATGTTCGTGATCGCCGAGGGCCGCGGCCAGGGCCTGGCCCGCCGCATCCTGGCCCTGCTGGAGGCGGACGCCCGCGCGGCCGGCCGCACCCGCATGGTCCTGGAGACCGGCGACCGCCAGCCCGAGGCGATCGCCCTGTACCTCTCCAGCGGCTACACCCCGTGCGAGAAGTTCGGCCACTACCGCACGTACGAGAGCAGCCGCTGCTTCGCGAAGCCGCTCCAGTCCTAG
- a CDS encoding alpha/beta fold hydrolase produces MSRPLRRDSGAPVPARELMAVSADGSRVHVEVHGQEGAPAVVLSHGWTCNTRFWDAQIRDLAVDHRVIAYDQRGHGTSPAAGRDGYSTDALADDLEAVLAATLEPGEKAVLAGHSMGGMTIMSASRRPALREHAAAVLLCSTGSSRLLAESLVVPMRPGAVRTRLTRAILGARAPLGPVTPVSRRLLKYGTMGPGSAPDRVDTCARIVHACPRLPRVAWGQVLADLDLDEGVRELRVPTAVIAGTQDRLTPPVHARAIAAALPDCLGLTELAGMGHMTPVEAPEAVTASIRELVTTYLPELPDRGTAGVEGKEEVA; encoded by the coding sequence ATGAGCCGCCCGCTGCGGCGCGACAGCGGTGCGCCCGTTCCCGCACGGGAGCTGATGGCCGTCTCCGCCGACGGCTCCCGCGTCCATGTCGAGGTGCACGGGCAGGAGGGCGCCCCGGCCGTCGTGCTGTCGCACGGCTGGACCTGCAACACCCGCTTCTGGGACGCCCAGATCCGCGACCTCGCCGTCGACCACCGCGTCATCGCCTACGACCAGCGCGGCCACGGCACCTCGCCGGCCGCCGGACGCGACGGGTACAGCACCGACGCGCTCGCCGACGACCTCGAAGCCGTCCTCGCCGCCACCTTGGAACCGGGGGAGAAGGCCGTGCTCGCCGGGCACTCCATGGGCGGCATGACGATCATGTCCGCCTCGCGCCGGCCCGCGCTGCGCGAGCACGCCGCCGCCGTCCTGCTGTGCAGCACCGGCAGCTCCCGGCTGCTCGCGGAGTCGCTCGTGGTGCCGATGCGGCCCGGCGCCGTCCGGACCCGGCTGACCCGTGCGATCCTCGGGGCGCGCGCCCCGCTCGGGCCGGTCACGCCGGTCTCCCGTCGCCTCCTCAAGTACGGGACAATGGGACCGGGTTCGGCTCCGGACCGGGTCGACACCTGCGCCCGGATCGTGCACGCCTGCCCGAGGCTCCCCCGGGTCGCCTGGGGCCAGGTCCTCGCGGACCTCGACCTCGACGAGGGCGTACGGGAGCTGCGGGTGCCCACCGCGGTGATCGCGGGTACGCAGGACCGGCTCACGCCGCCCGTCCACGCCCGGGCCATCGCGGCGGCGCTGCCCGACTGCCTGGGGCTCACCGAGCTGGCGGGCATGGGCCACATGACTCCGGTCGAGGCGCCGGAGGCGGTCACGGCGAGCATCCGGGAGCTGGTGACCACCTACCTCCCGGAACTCCCGGACCGGGGTACGGCTGGTGTCGAGGGCAAGGAGGAGGTCGCATGA
- a CDS encoding Lrp/AsnC family transcriptional regulator, which produces MTGNLDSTDWAILDELQRDGRIAFTELARRVNLSASATTERVRRLETAGIVTGYRAEVDLERAGYVALAVVRLKYPGSRHEPLRRMLKERPEILECLRTTGDDCYVLKVAATSMAHLEEIVDALAEFGSTTTNLVFSRTLPFRGPSEPRDRPLP; this is translated from the coding sequence ATGACCGGGAATCTTGACTCGACGGACTGGGCGATCCTGGACGAGCTCCAGCGGGACGGCCGGATCGCCTTCACCGAGCTGGCGCGGCGGGTGAATCTGAGCGCGTCGGCGACGACGGAGCGCGTGCGGCGGCTGGAGACGGCCGGGATCGTCACGGGCTACCGGGCGGAGGTGGACCTCGAACGGGCCGGGTATGTGGCGCTGGCGGTGGTCCGGCTGAAGTACCCCGGCAGCCGGCACGAACCGCTGCGCCGGATGCTCAAGGAGCGTCCGGAGATCCTGGAGTGCCTGCGGACGACCGGGGACGACTGCTACGTCCTGAAGGTGGCGGCCACCTCGATGGCGCACCTGGAGGAAATCGTGGACGCGCTGGCCGAGTTCGGGAGCACGACCACCAACCTGGTGTTCAGCCGGACGCTGCCGTTCCGTGGCCCGAGCGAGCCCCGGGACCGTCCGCTTCCGTGA
- a CDS encoding alpha/beta fold hydrolase encodes MSGGTGLEFVAADGTVLVYDDLGDADSGLAPVVLVHGHPFDRTMWQPQTDALVAAGRRVITADLRGYGASGVVPGRTLLADFAADATALLDRLGIARAVVGGLSMGGQIVMEFHRSFPERVAALVLADTSPAAETEEGRAVRNRMADRLLAEGMDGYAAEVLDRMLAPYNVTALPGVAAQVSGMMRATAPEGAAAALRGRAERPDYRASLAGARVPVLVVVGADDGYTPVAEARETQELIPHAELVVVEGAGHMPNLERPEAFNDALLRFLRDGRQGLAAGACLPDRP; translated from the coding sequence GTGAGCGGCGGGACGGGGCTGGAGTTCGTCGCGGCGGACGGGACCGTCCTCGTGTACGACGACCTGGGGGACGCGGACAGCGGGCTCGCGCCCGTCGTGCTCGTCCACGGGCATCCGTTCGACCGGACCATGTGGCAGCCCCAGACGGACGCCCTGGTCGCGGCCGGGCGCCGGGTGATCACGGCCGATCTGCGCGGGTACGGGGCCAGCGGGGTCGTCCCGGGGCGCACCCTGCTCGCGGACTTCGCCGCCGATGCCACCGCGCTCCTGGACCGTCTGGGCATCGCGCGGGCCGTGGTCGGCGGGCTGTCCATGGGCGGGCAGATCGTGATGGAGTTCCACCGCTCCTTCCCGGAACGGGTGGCCGCCCTGGTGCTGGCCGACACCTCGCCCGCCGCCGAGACCGAGGAGGGCAGGGCGGTCCGCAACCGTATGGCGGACCGGCTGCTCGCGGAGGGGATGGACGGGTATGCGGCCGAGGTGCTCGACCGGATGCTCGCCCCGTACAACGTCACCGCGCTGCCCGGGGTCGCCGCGCAGGTGAGCGGGATGATGCGGGCCACCGCGCCCGAGGGGGCGGCGGCCGCCCTGCGGGGGCGGGCCGAGCGGCCGGACTACCGCGCCTCGCTCGCCGGGGCCCGGGTGCCGGTCCTGGTCGTCGTCGGGGCGGACGACGGGTACACGCCCGTCGCGGAGGCCCGGGAGACGCAGGAGCTGATCCCGCACGCGGAGCTGGTCGTCGTCGAGGGCGCCGGTCACATGCCGAACCTGGAGCGGCCGGAGGCCTTCAACGACGCGCTCCTGCGGTTCCTGAGGGACGGCCGCCAGGGCCTGGCTGCCGGAGCCTGTCTGCCGGACAGGCCCTAG
- a CDS encoding NAD(P)/FAD-dependent oxidoreductase has translation MAQHEHVRVAVIGSGFGGLGAAVRLRREGITDFVILERADSVGGTWRDNSYPGCACDVPSHLYSFSFAPNPEWPRTFSGQEHIRAYLEHVADTFGLRPHLRLNHEVTQMRWDNEELHWVIESANGTTVVADVVVSATGPLSDPKMPDIPGLADFPGEVFHSARWNHDADLTGKRVAMIGTGASAIQIVPSIQPEVGRLTLFQRTPPWVMPRMDRQISGAERWLHRTLPFTGTARRGLLWGIRELQVSAFTKHPDQLGLVERIAKSNMARAIKDPALRAKLTPSYRIGCKRILLSSAYYPALAQPNVDVVASGLSEVRGSTVVASDGTEAEVDAIVFGTGFHVTDMPIAERVVGADGITLAESWKDGMQALRGASAAGFPNWMTIIGPNTGLGNSSMILMIEAQLNYMADYLRQLDVLGGKAALDARPSAVGAWNRNVQERMKRTVWNTGGCTSWYLDAGGRNTTVWPGTTAEFRKLTRGVDLGEYEVVRVPAQRGATKRAVAEEVAG, from the coding sequence ATGGCCCAGCACGAGCATGTACGCGTGGCGGTGATCGGATCCGGATTCGGGGGCCTCGGGGCCGCTGTCCGGCTGCGCCGCGAAGGCATCACCGATTTCGTGATCCTGGAACGGGCCGATTCGGTCGGTGGTACCTGGCGCGACAACAGCTATCCCGGCTGCGCCTGCGACGTACCGTCCCACCTCTACTCCTTCTCGTTCGCCCCCAACCCCGAGTGGCCGCGCACCTTCTCCGGGCAGGAGCACATCCGCGCCTACCTGGAGCACGTCGCCGACACCTTCGGGCTGCGCCCGCACCTCAGGCTCAACCACGAGGTGACGCAGATGCGCTGGGACAACGAGGAACTGCACTGGGTCATCGAGAGCGCCAACGGCACGACGGTCGTCGCCGACGTCGTCGTCTCCGCGACCGGACCGCTCTCCGACCCCAAGATGCCCGACATCCCCGGGCTCGCCGACTTCCCCGGCGAGGTCTTCCACTCCGCCCGCTGGAACCACGACGCCGACCTCACCGGCAAGCGCGTCGCGATGATCGGCACCGGCGCCTCCGCCATCCAGATCGTGCCCTCGATCCAGCCCGAGGTGGGCAGGCTGACGCTCTTCCAGCGCACCCCGCCCTGGGTGATGCCCCGGATGGACCGGCAGATCAGCGGCGCCGAGCGCTGGCTCCACCGCACGCTCCCCTTCACCGGCACCGCCCGTCGCGGACTGCTGTGGGGCATACGGGAGTTGCAGGTCAGCGCCTTCACCAAGCACCCGGACCAGCTCGGCCTGGTCGAACGGATAGCCAAGTCCAACATGGCCCGTGCGATCAAGGATCCGGCCCTGCGGGCCAAGCTGACCCCCTCGTACCGCATCGGCTGCAAGCGCATCCTGCTCTCCAGCGCCTACTACCCGGCGCTCGCCCAGCCCAATGTGGATGTCGTCGCCTCCGGGCTCAGCGAGGTGCGCGGCTCGACCGTCGTCGCCTCCGACGGTACGGAGGCCGAGGTCGACGCGATCGTCTTCGGCACCGGCTTCCATGTCACCGACATGCCGATCGCCGAGCGGGTCGTCGGCGCGGACGGCATCACCCTCGCGGAGTCCTGGAAGGACGGCATGCAGGCGCTGCGCGGCGCGAGCGCGGCAGGCTTCCCCAACTGGATGACGATCATCGGCCCCAACACCGGGCTCGGGAACTCCTCGATGATCCTCATGATCGAGGCCCAGCTGAACTACATGGCCGACTATCTGCGCCAGTTGGACGTGCTCGGCGGCAAGGCCGCGCTCGACGCCCGCCCCTCCGCCGTCGGCGCGTGGAACCGGAACGTCCAGGAGCGCATGAAGCGCACGGTCTGGAACACCGGCGGCTGCACCAGCTGGTACCTCGACGCCGGCGGCCGCAACACCACCGTCTGGCCCGGCACCACCGCCGAGTTCCGCAAGCTGACCCGCGGTGTCGACCTCGGTGAGTACGAGGTCGTCCGGGTGCCCGCCCAGCGGGGCGCGACGAAGCGGGCCGTCGCCGAGGAGGTGGCGGGATGA
- a CDS encoding LLM class flavin-dependent oxidoreductase has protein sequence MKIGVNVPNFGPGTDPGVLRDWAQTVEGLGFDLLMLSDHVAITPDVAERYPAPFYEPFTTLSWLAGLTTRVRLGTTVLIAPYRHALLTARMAANLDALSGGRLVLGVGVGWARQEFAALGIPFEQRGRLTDGVLRDLRDAWTDTASYGDRRIPVWVGGNSDAGVRRAVRFGDAWHPLRCTLPWLREGADRLKSAAYEQGVPVPAFAPRIALRPTPSPVSDPQRLAGEGTVDQIMDDLERLRLLGADTVVLDPYHGDPRETRHPQPGRQALATVAAHFFPSRTTTEQR, from the coding sequence GTGAAGATCGGCGTGAACGTCCCCAATTTCGGCCCCGGCACCGACCCCGGCGTCCTGCGCGACTGGGCGCAGACCGTGGAGGGCCTGGGCTTCGACCTGTTGATGCTCTCCGACCACGTGGCCATCACGCCGGATGTCGCCGAGCGCTATCCGGCCCCCTTCTACGAGCCCTTCACCACCCTGTCCTGGCTGGCAGGCCTCACCACCCGCGTCCGCCTCGGCACGACGGTCCTCATCGCCCCCTACCGCCACGCCCTGCTGACCGCGCGCATGGCGGCCAACCTGGACGCCCTCAGCGGCGGCCGGCTCGTCCTCGGGGTGGGTGTGGGCTGGGCCCGGCAGGAGTTCGCCGCGCTCGGCATCCCCTTCGAACAGCGCGGACGCCTCACGGACGGCGTGTTGCGCGACCTGCGGGACGCCTGGACCGACACCGCGTCCTACGGCGACCGGCGCATCCCGGTCTGGGTCGGCGGCAACAGCGACGCGGGCGTACGCCGGGCCGTCCGGTTCGGGGACGCCTGGCACCCCCTGCGCTGCACGCTGCCCTGGCTGCGGGAGGGTGCGGACCGGCTGAAGTCGGCGGCGTACGAACAGGGCGTGCCCGTACCCGCGTTCGCGCCCCGGATCGCGCTCCGGCCCACGCCGTCACCGGTCTCCGACCCCCAACGCCTCGCCGGCGAGGGCACGGTCGACCAGATCATGGACGACCTGGAGCGGTTGAGGCTGCTGGGCGCCGACACGGTCGTCCTCGACCCGTACCACGGCGACCCCCGCGAGACCCGCCACCCGCAGCCCGGCCGGCAGGCCCTTGCCACGGTGGCCGCCCACTTCTTCCCCTCCCGCACCACCACGGAGCAGCGATGA
- a CDS encoding MerR family transcriptional regulator yields MEELAKEAGIPVRTLRFYRERGLISPPRREGRIAWYDDHHLARLRTIAGLLERGHTLSGIADLARTFESGRDVAEVLGLGEPTEETPVRLTPEQLADYFEGESTPENLATAMELGYLGTDGDEIVHISRRLLDVSAELVREGVPLATVLASGRRVREHADALADLFVATLREHSTEAEPPQLRPLARAVVDAELSMALDRRLRRDAEPPQPPQPSL; encoded by the coding sequence ATGGAGGAGCTGGCCAAGGAGGCCGGCATCCCCGTGCGGACCCTGCGCTTCTACCGGGAACGCGGCCTGATCTCCCCGCCCCGCCGCGAGGGCCGCATCGCCTGGTACGACGACCACCACCTGGCCCGCCTGCGGACCATCGCCGGGCTGCTGGAGCGCGGCCACACCCTGTCCGGCATCGCGGATCTCGCCCGCACCTTCGAGAGCGGACGGGACGTCGCCGAGGTTCTGGGCCTGGGCGAGCCGACCGAGGAGACCCCGGTCCGGCTCACGCCCGAGCAGCTCGCGGACTACTTCGAGGGCGAGTCCACCCCGGAGAACCTGGCGACGGCGATGGAGCTCGGCTACCTCGGCACGGACGGCGACGAGATCGTCCACATCAGCCGCCGCCTGCTGGACGTGTCGGCCGAACTGGTCCGCGAGGGCGTCCCGCTCGCCACGGTCCTCGCCTCGGGCCGCCGCGTCCGCGAGCACGCGGACGCGCTGGCCGACCTCTTCGTCGCGACCCTGCGCGAGCACAGCACGGAGGCGGAACCGCCCCAACTGCGCCCGCTGGCCCGCGCGGTGGTGGACGCGGAACTCTCCATGGCGCTGGACCGGCGGCTACGCAGGGACGCGGAACCGCCGCAGCCGCCCCAGCCGTCCCTGTAG
- a CDS encoding exodeoxyribonuclease III, producing MLTVTSVNVNGLRAAAKKGFVEWLARTDADVICLQEVRAEPQQLPDEVREPEGWHTVHAPAAAKGRAGVSLYSRRAPERVQIGFGGFGDAGSEEFDASGRYVEIDLPGVTVASLYLPSGEVGTERQDEKERFMAAFLLYLTGLKKRAAAEGREVVVCGDWNIAHQEADLKNWRANRKNSGFLPEERAWLTRVFDEAAYVDVVRGLHPDVEGPYSWWSYRGRAFDNDTGWRIDYQIATPGLAARAVKAWVERAATHEERWSDHAPVTVVYEQ from the coding sequence ATGCTCACCGTTACCAGCGTAAATGTGAACGGTCTCCGTGCCGCCGCCAAGAAGGGGTTCGTCGAGTGGCTGGCGCGGACCGACGCCGATGTGATCTGCCTCCAGGAGGTGCGCGCCGAGCCGCAGCAGCTGCCCGACGAGGTGCGTGAGCCGGAGGGGTGGCACACCGTCCACGCGCCGGCCGCCGCCAAGGGCCGGGCCGGGGTCTCCCTCTACTCGCGCCGCGCGCCGGAGCGGGTGCAGATCGGGTTCGGCGGCTTCGGGGACGCGGGCAGCGAGGAGTTCGACGCGAGCGGCCGGTACGTCGAGATCGACCTGCCCGGCGTCACCGTCGCCAGCCTCTATCTGCCCTCCGGCGAGGTCGGCACCGAGCGGCAGGACGAGAAGGAGCGCTTCATGGCGGCCTTCCTGCTCTATCTGACCGGGCTGAAGAAGCGCGCCGCCGCCGAGGGCCGCGAGGTCGTGGTCTGCGGCGACTGGAACATCGCCCACCAGGAGGCGGACCTCAAGAACTGGCGGGCCAACCGCAAGAACTCCGGCTTCCTGCCCGAGGAGCGGGCGTGGCTGACCCGGGTCTTCGACGAAGCGGCGTACGTGGACGTCGTGCGCGGGCTGCACCCCGATGTGGAGGGCCCGTACTCGTGGTGGTCCTACCGCGGGCGCGCCTTCGACAACGACACCGGCTGGCGCATCGACTACCAGATCGCGACCCCCGGTCTTGCCGCGCGCGCGGTCAAGGCGTGGGTCGAGCGCGCCGCCACCCATGAGGAGCGGTGGAGCGACCACGCGCCGGTGACGGTGGTGTACGAGCAGTAG